The DNA sequence ACGAGATCTCGCCTCAACAAAGTTGAGGCGGATTGGTAGAGCACTTCCTTGGTAAGGAAGAAAGTTATTTATAAAGTTTGATTACTGAATAAGCTGATGTAGCTCAGTTGGTAGAGCACTTCCTTGGTAAGGAAGAGGTCACCGGTTCAATCCCGGTCATCAGCTCAAAAGAAAAGTTGATAAAAGCGGGAGTAACTCAGTTGGTAGAGTCACAGCCTTCCAAGCTGTTGGTCGCGGGTTCGAGTCCCGTCTCCCGCTCAGGAAGTTAATTGAATAGGTACATAAATGGCAAAATCAAAAAACATAAGACAAATTATAACTCTTGAAAGTACTGCAGGAACTGGATACCGCTATACAACAACAAAGAATAAAAGAAATCATCCTGGTCGTGTAGAGTATAAAAAGTATGATCCAATTGTAAGAAAACATGTAATATTTAAAGAAACAAAATAAATACGTCAGTAGCTCAATTGGCAGAGCAGCGGTCTCCAAAACCGCAGGCTGGGGGTTCAAGTCCCTCCTGACGTGCAATTAAGAGTATTGAAATTATGAAAGAAAAAATTATCAATTTTGTAAATGACGTTGTAAAAGAAATGAAGAAGGTAACATGGCCTTCTAAAGATGAATTAAAAGAATCCACAGCTATTGTTATTGTGGTATGTCTTATTCTTGCTTTGTTTACCTATGTAATCGATATGAGTATTAGTCAAATATTTAAAGGGATATTTTAATTGGAAGCTGTGAATGGTAAATGGTATGTAGTTCGTACTTTTTCGGGACACGAAAATAAAGTGAAAACACTTATCGAAAATGAATTAAAAGACAACGAAGAATTAAGAGCCAGAATTTTTGAAGTTTTAGTTCCAACCGAAAAAGTACTTGAAATTAAAGATGGGAAAAAGAAAACAAAGAAGAAAAACTTTTTCCCTGGGTATATATTAATTTGTGCAGATCTTGATCTTAAAACAAAAGATTTTATTTTAAATACTCCTTCTGTTATGGGATTTCTTGGTAATCCTAAAAATCCTATTCCATTACTTCCTGATGAAGTTAAAAGAATTGTAGGAAGAATATCTCAAGGGGAAGAAGCTGAAAGAACAGAAACAGTATTTCGCGCTGGAGATTTTGTTAAAATAATTGATGGTCCATTTAATAACTTTACAGGTATTGTTGAAGAAGTTAACGAAGAAAAAATGAAAATTAAAGTAATGGTTTCGATTTTTGGAAGAAAAACTCCTGTTGAAATCGACTTTGTACAAGCTGAATTAGAGAAATAAATTATTAGGTTAAATTATGGCAAAAAAAATAGAAGCTTATATTAAACTCCAGATACCGGGTGGACAAGCAAATCCATCACCTCCAGTTGGCCCTGCATTGGGTCAAAAAGGTGTTAATATTATGGAGTTCTGTAAACAATTTAATGCAAGAACTGCTGATAAACAGGGATTAATAATTCCAGTTGTGATAACAGTTTATTCTGATAAATCTTTTACATTTGTTACTAAAACTCCACCTGCTGCTGTTTTGTTAAAAAAAGCACTTAAATTAGAAAAAGGTTCTCCTGAACCAAATAAAACTAAAGTAGGTAAAATTACAAAAGAACAAC is a window from the Rosettibacter firmus genome containing:
- the secE gene encoding preprotein translocase subunit SecE encodes the protein MKEKIINFVNDVVKEMKKVTWPSKDELKESTAIVIVVCLILALFTYVIDMSISQIFKGIF
- the rplK gene encoding 50S ribosomal protein L11, whose translation is MAKKIEAYIKLQIPGGQANPSPPVGPALGQKGVNIMEFCKQFNARTADKQGLIIPVVITVYSDKSFTFVTKTPPAAVLLKKALKLEKGSPEPNKTKVGKITKEQLREIAQIKMPDLNAHDIEHAMSMIAGTARSMGITVEE
- the nusG gene encoding transcription termination/antitermination protein NusG: MEAVNGKWYVVRTFSGHENKVKTLIENELKDNEELRARIFEVLVPTEKVLEIKDGKKKTKKKNFFPGYILICADLDLKTKDFILNTPSVMGFLGNPKNPIPLLPDEVKRIVGRISQGEEAERTETVFRAGDFVKIIDGPFNNFTGIVEEVNEEKMKIKVMVSIFGRKTPVEIDFVQAELEK
- the rpmG gene encoding 50S ribosomal protein L33; this translates as MAKSKNIRQIITLESTAGTGYRYTTTKNKRNHPGRVEYKKYDPIVRKHVIFKETK